The Balaenoptera acutorostrata chromosome 6, mBalAcu1.1, whole genome shotgun sequence genome includes the window TCACACCCCAGTAAGAGCATCTCTTCAATTTTCTAaacttcttttgttctttttgttcatAGGACCACCCTGGATTGTCTTTTCCTATTGTTTGCCTTTtctattcaattttttatttgttttctctgaagTACCTAAGCTTTACTGTCAACATCTAATGGGGGAGAGAGTGGTGAGAAGTGCCTCTGAGAAGCAGACAATATAAACCTCTGggtttatattgggttggccaaaaagttcactcgcttttaagtaaaaataaaagacacatttttcattttcccgAAGAACTTCATTGAACGTATTCactaaccgaacgaactttttggccaagccaatattAACATCATGCTCTCAAGGCTCACTTTCTCTAAAGGTCTGAGCCTCTCACCAGACTGTATCCTGCCTTACCCACTTCTATAGGAGAGTGAGATAAAAAAAAATCGTTGATTCTGCGCAAACAAGAGTCTCAAATTATTTTCATACACCGTAGCTCATGTATTCCTATGATGGTGTTGCCCAATAGGTTATAACTATATAAGAAAAGTGAAACACACAGAAGAAGTCGAGTTGCTTGCCCAGGGACACACAGCCTTATATCTTACGCACTAAGCAGACTACCTTGGAGGAGGCAGATGGGGAGGAAGGATCTCTCCTGTTTGGAATAAGATAGGAAAGTACATTCCATTTGCTTCCTGCCACAGAAACCCTGGAAAGAAGGAAATAGCTCTGATGTGCTCAGATTTGGATTCCTGAAACTTGGCCTGAGTTGAGTCTTCCTCTCAGGTGCTCCCCTAGATCCCCCAGCCACAAGAGCATGTCCTACATAAAATGAGATTGCCTGTTTTATTATCTACTTCCTGGAGAGTGTTAACTgagtccccagtgcctggcacgtaccgcatattcaataaatatttgctgaatgtttATTAAGTAGCAATATGACTTGGATGAATGGAGGTGAGGAAGTAGGATGCATTTTGTAAATACagtgttattcattcattcaacaaacaatgAAAGCTTACAATGAGCAGGCATCAGGCTAGGTACCAAGGGACAGTACTAGGCACATTTTAATTGAGACATTGATAATATTACCTGGGATGACCAACTCAGCTGTACTGTtttcctcatgacctaatctccGAAAAATGCAGTAGAAAATCTCGTTAGCTGTTGTGTTGATTCTTAGTGTGCTGGTCACATTGAAAAGCTTCTCCTCTCTCCTGGAACTGGTGATGGTGGTTTTACCACTCAGGACTCGGTGGTCACTGCTTGTCCAGATGACTTCAGCCTCAGGGTAACCCTCAGCCTGACACGTTAGTTCATGTTCAGAGGTGACTGGATCCACAGAAATTGTTTGGTTGATTTTGCGGTATGGAGCTAGGTCATGAGCAAAAAGAAGGCAtggctttcactt containing:
- the CD274 gene encoding programmed cell death 1 ligand 1 isoform X3; translated protein: MRIYSIFTFMAYCCLLKAPYRKINQTISVDPVTSEHELTCQAEGYPEAEVIWTSSDHRVLSGKTTITSSRREEKLFNVTSTLRINTTANEIFYCIFRRLGHEENSTAELVIPEPYPDPAKKRTHLVILGALLLFLSVTLTIIFCLKRDVRMMDVEKCGTRDMNSKQQNDTQFEET